A stretch of Brassica napus cultivar Da-Ae chromosome C6, Da-Ae, whole genome shotgun sequence DNA encodes these proteins:
- the LOC125588378 gene encoding uncharacterized protein LOC125588378, with amino-acid sequence MLGGDFRQTLPVIPQGSRADTVLASISHSYLWNSCHKFSLKTNMRVNQDEKEFSEWLLKVGEGRLESGQAYEDDGYHDQFIDIDESLICWSFVDPLEGVVDAAYGPISSPMNSQTSYTDKAILTPRNETVNEINVYTISRTDGVSRDYFSSDSFELSDTTSDQNDTLYAVEYLNSLEFSGLPSNKLTLKVGAPVMLLRNINKKMGLCNGTRMILTHVGERVLKAEITTGSHIGKEVMIPRIVLLYDETKLPFTLRRRQFPIRLCYAMTINKSQGQSLKEVILYLPKPVFSHG; translated from the coding sequence ATGTTAGGCGGTGATTTCAGACAGACCCTACCGGTCATTCCACAAGGTAGTAGAGCTGATACTGTATTAGCTTCGATAAGCCATTCATATCTATGGAATAGCTGCCACAAGTTCTCTTTGAAAACAAATATGCGAGTCAATCAGGATGAGAAAGAATTTTCTGAGTGGCTTCTCAAAGTCGGGGAAGGTCGTCTAGAATCGGGACAAGCATATGAGGATGATGGCTACCATGACCAATTCATAGATATCGATGAATCTTTGATTTGTTGGAGTTTTGTTGACCCATTAGAAGGAGTTGTTGATGCCGCATATGGACCGATAAGCAGCCCGATGAATTCCCAGACTTCCTATACCGATAAAGCTATCCTCACTCCCCGTAATGAAACCGTCAATGAAATCAATGTTTACACCATCTCACGGACCGACGGGGTATCAAGGGACTACTTCAGCTCAGACAGCTTTGAGTTATCAGATACTACATCAGATCAAAATGATACACTATACGCCGTTGAGTATCTCAACTCATTGGAATTCTCGGGTCTGCCTTCGAACAAACTTACTCTGAAAGTTGGTGCCCCAGTTATGCTTCtcagaaacataaataaaaaaatgggaTTATGCAATGGTACGCGAATGATCCTAACACACGTTGGCGAACGCGTTCTGAAGGCCGAGATAACCACTGGCTCACACATTGGAAAAGAGGTCATGATCCCAAGGATTGTACTTTTGTATGATGAAACAAAGTTACCGTTCACATTACGGCGTCGGCAGTTTCCTATCAGATTGTGCTACGCAATGACAATCAACAAAAGTCAAGGCCAGAGCTTAAAAGAGGTCATCTTATATCTGCCTAAACCGGTTTTCTCTCATGGTTAA
- the LOC125588376 gene encoding uncharacterized protein LOC125588376 has protein sequence MAMKRNGKSPASSDSYEKVMFFRDVSLGPHETRLRFRLIHFWEAQNPVKKTLIGLEMLLIDEQGTVIQGFIPPGRIKKYLPEMKRGSVYELINFYGSKNKPMYRVADHITTVSFAWKSELSVLHDIPIPFDEDLFRMHLYEDFEANCDLKGDVYDVLGHMKLVDGQILTERPTIDEAKIATTRHIMIHVQSHEGPVMKLYLWDQAATDFCKKFKSYENTPTVVLVTAVNTKRLGGTMALSSMSPTRVFMDYDVQPTIDYFAWLSSNPEIAKQVSAEVVTKRETMTISDIFSYMTLESAKVNTKLNITCKF, from the exons ATGGCGATGAAACGAAATGGAAAGTCTCCTGCCTCTTCCGACTCTTACGAAAAagtgatgttcttcagagatgtCTCTCTAGGTCCCCATGAAACTCGTCTGCGCTTTCGACTCATCCATTTCTGGGAGGCTCAGAACCCGGTGAAGAAGACCCTTATTGGCCTGGAGATGCTTCTCATCGACGAGCAG GGAACTGTCATTCAAGGATTCATCCCACCAGGACGTATTAAGAAATACTTGCCTGAGATGAAGCGAGGTTCAGTTTACGAACTCATCAACTTCTACGGATCGAAGAACAAACCGATGTATCGGGTTGCTGATCATATCACAACCGTGTCCTTCGCATGGAAATCTGAGTTGTCGGTCCTTCACGACATTCCAATCCCTTTTGATGAAGACCTTTTCAGGATGCATTTGTATGAGGATTTTGAGGCCAACTGTGATCTGAAAGGTGACGTCTATG ATGTTCTTGGCCACATGAAGCTGGTCGATGGACAGATTCTTACCGAGCGTCCCACTATTGATGAAGCGAAGATCGCTACCACTCGGCACATTATGATTCATGTGCAATCACATGA AGGACCTGTCATGAAGCTCTACCTCTGGGACCAGGCAGCAACGGACTTCTGCAAGAAGTTTAAGTCCTACGAAAACACTCCCACAGTTGTTTTGGTCACAGCCGTTAACACTAAACGTCTCGGAG GTACAATGGCACTGAGTTCTATGTCTCCCACACGGGTTTTCATGGACTATGATGTCCAACCAACAATTGATTACTTCGCCTG GCTCTCCTCAAACCCAGAGATTGCTAAGCAGGTTAGTGCAGAGGTGGTCACTAAGCGAGAGACGATGACTATATCTGACATATTCTCCTACATGACTCTGGAATCTGCAAAGGTAAATACTAAGCTAAATATTACTTGCAAATTTTAA
- the LOC106407973 gene encoding uncharacterized protein LOC106407973: MKQDEVEGDDYDADKINSEKENREKLAKSQVVELVKTGDLFLNKTVLKARFELCAMKHNFHYTVTNSNKSVWCIRCADKVCFWGARAECLKGSTYFIIKKYVGVHSCAPSNKTSAGKTASAKTIGSLLMHKYEGIKEGPKAKDIVQIMRNDYGSNAVRGIPEESYGKIPKYLHMLREVNPGTHSSYKTDVDGRFRYLFIAFGQSIRGFNTVMRRVIVVDGTFLKSKFKGVLLVATAIDGNSNLYPIAFGIVDSENEQSWEWFMRQLKVVVANDNGLAFISDRQVSIAKALEKVYPPVRHGICIHHLLNNAISYFKGKGLAGLISKASKAYRVVDFKKTFAHVCNISPAIGNYLMEADVKKWARCQFHGYRYDIRTNNPAESINSALRSPREFPVIPLLDSIREMLTRWFFKRKQSILKHTHRLTINVEEKIDRRIGKGETFRVYRVTDSQLLVKGDTIDCFVDLDKRTCSCGKYDLLKIPCRHAIKAGFFVGREPYTLTDFLYTMGAWREAYQESINPISVPEDGWSVPQVVENSEVLPPEIRRSLGRNRKRRYETVEDKIRSSQGSQGDQLRKCSRCGLGGHNKATCKMPI; the protein is encoded by the exons atgAAGCAAGACGAGGTTGAAGGAGATGATTATGATGCTGACAAGATCAattctgaaaaagaaaacagagaaaaattgGCAAAGAGTCAGGTGGTGGAATTGGTTAAGACGGGAGATCTTTTCCTCAACAAAACAGTTTTGAAAGCGAGGTTTGAGTTATGTGCAATGAAGCATAACTTTCACTACACAGTTACCAACTCCAATAAATCAGTTTGGTGTATTAGATGCGCTGATAAGGTGTGCTTTTGGGGTGCTCGAGCTGAGTGTTTGAAGGGCtccacatattttattattaagaagTATGTCGGTGTACATTCCTGCGCACCTTCAAACAAAACCAGTGCCGGAAAGACAGCTTCAGCGAAAACGATAGGCAGTCTGCTAATGCATAAATATGAAGGTATCAAGGAAGGGCCTAAAGCGAAAGATATTGTTCAGATTATGCGTAATGATTATGGAT CCAACGCTGTTAGAGGTATTCCAGAGGAAAGTTATGGGAAAATACCAAAATACTTGCACATGCTGCGAGAGGTCAATCCGGGTACACATTCCTCTTACAAGACTGACGTCGATGGTAGATTTCGATATCTGTTTATAGCGTTTGGTCAATCGATCAGAGGTTTTAATACAGTCATGAGGCGTGTCATTGTCGTCGATGGAACATTCTTGAAGAGTAAATTCAAAGGGGTGCTACTGGTTGCAACTGCTATAGAtggaaattcaaatttatatcctATTGCATTTGGGATAGTAGACTCTGAGAATGAACagtcttgggaatggtttatgaGACAATTAAAAGTTGTTGTTGCTAATGATAATGGTTTGGCTTTTATTTCGGATAGACAAGTGTCAATAGCGAAGGCACTGGAGAAAGTGTATCCGCCAGTGAGACATGgtatttgtattcatcatttgtTGAATAATGCGATATCGTATTTCAAGGGGAAGGGATTAGCTGGGTTGATTTCTAAGGCTTCAAAGGCTTATAGAGTGGTTGATTTCAAGAAGACGTTTGCTCATGTTTGCAATATCAGTCCAGCAATTGGAAATTATCTTATGGAAGCAGATGTCAAAAAGTGGGCTAGATGTCAATTTCATGGATACAGGTATGACATTAGGACAAACAATCCTGCAGAGTCGATAAATTCTGCGTTGCGTTCGCCGAGAGAGTTTCCCGTAATTCCTTTGTTGGACAGTATTAGAGAAATGCTGACACGCTGGTTTTTTAAGCGTAAGCAATCGATTTTAAAGCACACCCACCGTTTGACCATAAATGTGGAGGAAAAGATTGATAGGAGAATTGGAAAGGGGGAAACTTTCAGAGTTTACCGTGTAACCGATAGCCAGCTGCTTGTTAAAGGCGATACAATTGACTGCTTTGTTGATTTGGACAAACGGACTTGTTCTTGTGGGAAGTACGACCTCTTGAAAATCCCTTGTAGACACGCAATAAAAGCTGGTTTCTTTGTTGGTAGAGAACCATATACATTGACTGATTTTTTGTATACCATGGGAGCTTGGAGAGAAGCTTATCAAGAAAGCATAAATCCCATTTCAGTTCCTGAAGATGGTTGGTCTGTTCCACAAGTAGTGGAAAATTCTGAAGTGCTACCGCCTGAGATAAGAAGATCTCTTGGAAGAAATAGAAAACGCAGATATGAAACTGTTGAAGACAAAATCCGATCATCACAAGGATCACAGGGGGATCAGCTTCGTAAGTGCAGTAGATGTGGTCTTGGTGGTCATAATAAAGCAACTTGCAAGATGCCAATATAG
- the LOC125588377 gene encoding uncharacterized protein LOC125588377, protein MDYNVVHAPGPYTIRIQGQTHHRIDSLIPRQGCPPEYLKLYIFDTANELRNRLNAMGQTSAEGNLDEPTLALLIEMIDENNCLAKIFCRARDHYENVGSEFFIRLVPDKGNGKEYDLPSTSEGAGLIVGDITSTIGERDIVVQFRSDTLQQIRDDHPLYMSLQYPFCFRMVNMGFTLKFPCILRQVLQKRAIGEDRLRWARNNQEILRAELYSNVLDAVSKGDTDAKIIGQRFILPPSFTGGPWEFGNPDLFITMTANLNWSEIKEHLQKYGGDSPNDRPDIECRVFKLKLDQLLKDFKAGTFFKPYKAALHLKAGAVLDNTFVVPHNIKLLKKYEAHINVEWCNRTSAVKYLFKYITKGVDRATAVIEKGNTTTTSDATGSGGSKEKVVSQRNEIQDYIEARYLSACDSMWRTFAFHIHKRKPSVEKLIIHLEGEHNITVKSTDNLGRVIRKPGIEKTMFTEWMVLCRRSAFARTLTYVQIPQYFVWNNSAKVWTERKKGKSIGRVVAVHPLAGDRYYLRVLINKIEGPKSYDELKTYNNVKYPDFKSVCHARRLLDDDVEWLESMSEGARTATPYQLRDMFVTFLINCFVASSRGLWEHSWKSMSEDILHKRQRILGHANLELDDKTLEQNTLIEVEKLMRMQDRSLNDIKDMPKINPVLLKELGNSLWNQEMDYDLVEETLRHG, encoded by the exons ATGGATTATAATGTGGTCCACGCACCTGGTCCTTATACTATCCGGATCCAAGGTCAAACCCACCACAGAATTGACTCGCTCATACCACGACAAGGCTGTCCCCCGGAATATCTCAAGCTTTACATATTTGACACAGCCAACGAACTCAGAAACCGCCTAAATGCAATGGGGCAAACTTCAGCAGAAGGTAATCTCGACGAGCCAACATTAGCTCTCCTCATCGAGATGATTGACGAGAATAATTGTCTAGCTAAGATATTTTGTCGTGCACGAGACCACTACGAAAACGTCGGGTCAGAGTTTTTTATTAGGTTAGTCCCAGATAAAGGGAACGGGAAAGAATACGATCTTCCAAGTACAAGCGAGGGGGCAGGTCTTATCGTGGGGGATATAACATCAACAATTGGAGAACGAGATATAGTGGTCCAGTTTCGATCTGACACTTTGCAGCAGATACGTGACGATCACCCTCTATATATGAGCCTCCAATACCCTTTTTGTTTCCGTATGGTGAATATGGGTTTCACCCTGAAATTCCCCTGCATCTTGAGACAGGTACTTCAAAAACGAG CAATTGGAGAAGATCGACTGAGGTGGGCGAGAAATAACCAAGAGATCTTGCGGGCTGAGCTCTACAGCAATGTCCTTGATGCTGTAAGCAAAGGTGACACTGATGCTAAAATTATTGGGCAGAGATTTATACTGCCGCCAAGTTTCACCGGAGGCCCCTG GGAATTTGGCAATCCAGATTTGTTTATCACGATGACGGCCAATCTCAACTGGAGCGAGATTAAAGAACATCTTCAGAAATACGGTGGTGATTCTCCTAATGATAGACCAGACATTGAATGTCGGGTTTTTAAGTTGAAGCTAGACCAACTGCTAAAGGATTTCAAAGCAGGAACTTTCTTCAAGCCATACAAGGCAGCTCTCCACC TAAAGGCTGGAGCTGTACTAGACAACACTTTTGTCGTACCTCATAACATTAAGCTTCTGAAGAAGTACGAAGCTCATATCAACGTTGAATGGTGTAATCGTACAAGCGCGGTGAAATACTTATTCAAGTACATAACAAAGGGTGTTGATCGAGCAACCGCTGTTATCGAGAAAGGAAATACAACAACTACATCTGACGCCACGGGATCCGGAGGATCAAAGGAGAAAGTCGTCAGCCAGCGCAATGAGATCCAAGACTACATCGAAGCCCGATATTTATCAGCTTGTGACTCTATGTGGCGGACTTTTGCATTCCACATACACAAAAGAAAGCCATCAGTTGAGAAGCTTATCATTCACTTAGAAGGCGAACATAATATTACGGTTAAATCAACAGACAACCTCGGCCGTGTAATCCGCAAACCGGGTATCGAGAAGACGATGTTCACGGAATGGATGGTTTTATGCAGAAGGTCAGCGTTTGCCCGGACACTGACATATGTGCAGATTCCTCAATATTTTGTCTGGAACAACAGTGCTAAGGTGTGGACTGAACGTAAGAAAGGAAAATCCATTGGCCGAGTCGTAGCTGTCCATCCTTTAGCAGGTGATCGATACTATCTGAGGGTccttattaataaaattgaggGTCCTAAAAGTTACGACGAGCTAAAAACATACAACAACGTGAAATACCCTGACTTCAAATCAGTTTGCCACGCACGACGCCTTTTGGACGATGATGTTGAATGGCTCGAGAGTATGTCAGAGGGTGCTCGAACAGCCACTCCATACCAGCTTCGTGATATGTTCGTCACATTCCTAATCAATTGCTTCGTCGCAAGCTCTAGAGGACTATGGGAACACTCATGGAAATCAATGAGCGAGGACATACTTCACAAGAGGCAAAGGATCTTGGGTCACGCAAATCTGGAGCTGGACGATAAGACCCTAGAGCAAAACACATTGATAGAAGTAGAAAAGTTGATGCGCATGCAAGATCGGtctttaaatgatattaaagaTATGCCGAAGATCAACCCTGTTTTGCTCAAAGAATTGGGGAACAGTCTGTGGAACCAAGAAATGGATTACGATCTTGTTGAGGAAACACTAAGACATGGCTAG
- the LOC125588375 gene encoding uncharacterized protein LOC125588375, protein MFPAPSDVSSSSETRTNPILECPSCGALVWQSESTGRDPITKELRFSICCNQGQIKLPPLRQPPPVLEKLLQCKQFRDTIRVYNALLAFTSIGAKLYYSVVFGRGPFTFRIQGQTYHRIGSLIPKPGLPPKYLQLYIFDTANEVKNRLEALGQTTSEGKADEATLKVLIEMMDANNCLVKVFRRVRDRYEAYSEQDFTISLISDKGKSKQYDLPESNEVAGLIVGDMSDTICERDIVVQFQSTNLKEIRDDHPLYMSLQYPLLFPYGEYGFNTEIPLHLGEGSSRTRKFLSIRQFYASQIQTRLKEGMTLIKSGCLLHQYVVDVYSAIEEDRLRWARNNQDVLRAELYSNVCDAVGKGDTDARTVGKRFILPPSFTGGPRYLIEKYHDAMAICRQFNNPDLFITMTANPNWKEIKDHLLTYGGDNPNDRPDIECRVFKMKLDQLLDDFKKGTFFAPYTADNASVIPHNIEILKKYAAHINVEWCNRTSAIKYLFKYITKGVDRATVLIEKGPDPPTFKKVIDPQTSEKGKEKVKKARNEIQETSEFAHTLTYVQIPEFFTWNNSSKVWSERKRGTSISRVVNVHTASGDRYYLRILINKVKGPRSYTELKTFNGVTYPDFKSTCCARGLLANDAEWHEGMAEINTWGTPSQLREMFVTLLIYCHVANPKELWDKCWKSLSEDILYKKRKEFKHAQLEIDDAKLEQYTLLELEKVLRNQEHTLTDFPGMPTLDPLLLKELGNTLWQQELQYNVNEEKSRLDTQYNLLTGEQLVVYQAIIESTQDDYGKLFLVYGAGGTCKTFLYQTIISRLRSEKKIVLPVASSGIAALLLPGGRTAHSRFNIPIDLKATSTCHITPGTMLA, encoded by the exons ATGTTTCCAGCCCCTTCAGATGTGTCATCCTCCTCTGAAACGAGAACAAACCCAATTTTAGAATGTCCATCATGTGGTGCTTTGGTTTGGCAATCCGAGAGCACCGGAAGAGACCCTATAACAAAGGAGTTACGCTTCAGCATTTGTTGCAACCAAGGACAGATAAAACTTCCGCCTCTGAGACAACCTCCACCTGTGTTAGAAAAGCTACTGCAATGCAAACAATTTCGCGACACAATCCGAGTCTACAATGCCCTCCTAGCTTTTACATCTATTGGAGCGAAATTATATTACAGTGTTGTTTTCGGCAGAGGGCCATTTACATTCCGTATTCAAGGCCAGACTTACCACCGTATCGGATCCCTCATTCCTAAGCCAGGTTTACCACCCAAGTACCTACAGCTCTATATTTTTGATACGGCAAACGAAGTTAAGAATCGGCTTGAAGCTTTAGGTCAAACGACCTCTGAAGGCAAAGCAGACGAAGCCACATTAAAGGTCCTTATAGAAATGATGGATGCCAACAATTGCCTCGTAAAGGTTTTTAGGCGGGTTCGAGATCGGTATGAGGCGTACTCTGAACAAGATTTTACAATCAGTCTCATATCTGATAAAGGGAAAAGCAAACAATATGACTTACCTGAATCAAATGAGGTAGCTGGACTTATTGTCGGCGACATGTCAGACACTATTTGTGAGAGAGATATAGTCGTCCAGTTTCAGTCAACTAATTTGAAGGAGATACGAGATGATCATCCGCTATACATGAGCCTACAGTACCCACTTTTGTTCCCTTATGGTGAGTATGGTTTCAATACCGAAATTCCTTTGCATTTAGGGGAAGGAAGCTCGAGGACAAGGAAATTCCTCAGTATCCGGCAATTTTATGCCTCCCAAATACAAACTCGGTTGAAGGAAGGAATGACACTCATTAAGTCTGGATGCCTCCTCCACCAATATGTTGTCGATGTATATTCTGCGATCGAGGAAGACCGTCTTCGATGGGCAAGGAACAATCAAGACGTTCTAAGGGCTGAATTATACAGTAATGTTTGTGATGCAGTCGGAAAAGGTGACACCGATGCGAGGACGGTTGGTAAGAGGTTTATTCTACCACCAAGTTTTACTGGTGGGCCCCGTTATTTGATTGAGAAATATCATGACGCAATGGCGATATGCAGACAATTTAACAATCCTGATTTATTCATCACAATGACGGCAAACCCAAATTGGAAAGAGATAAAAGACCATTTGCTAACATACGGCGGTGATAACCCGAATGATAGACCAGATATTGAGTGCCGAGTTTTCAAAATGAAACTTGACCAGCTGCTAGATGATTTTAAGAAGGGTACATTCTTCGCCCCATACACAGCAG ATAATGCTTCTGTCATCCCTCATAACATAGAAATCCTCAAGAAGTATGCAGCTCATATAAACGTGGAATGGTGCAATAGAACATCCGCTATCAAGTACCTTTTCAAATATATCACAAAAGGAGTCGACAGGGCGACAGTTCTGATTGAGAAAGGACCCGACCCACCGACATTCAAGAAAGTAATCGACCCGCAGACATCCGAGAAAGGTAAGGAAAAGGTCAAGAAAGCAAGGAATGAGATACAAGA AACATCCGAATTCGCCCACACCTTAACATATGTCCAGATTCCTGAATTCTTCACATGGAACAATAGCTCAAAAGTATggtcagagagaaagagaggaactTCGATTAGTCGAGTTGTTAACGTACATACTGCCTCAGGCGATCGTTATTATTTGAGGATACTGATAAACAAAGTGAAGGGCCCAAGAAGTTATACAGAGCTTAAAACCTTTAACGGGGTCACATATCCCGATTTCAAAAGCACTTGCTGCGCACGAGGTCTTCTGGCTAATGATGCTGAATGGCACGAAGGTATGGCCGAAATCAACACATGGGGTACACCTTCTCAGCTACGAGAAATGTTTGTCACCTTACTTATCTATTGTCATGTTGCTAACCCTAAGGAATTGTGGGATAAGTGCTGGAAATCATTGAGTGAGGACATCCTCTACAAGAAACGTAAGGAATTCAAACATGCGCAGCTAGAAATAGATGATGCAAAGCTCGAGCAGTATACATTACTTGAACTCGAGAAGGTTTTGCGGAACCAAGAACACACCCTTACTGATTTTCCAGGAATGCCTACTCTAGATCCTCTCTTACTTAAAGAGCTAGGTAATACTTTGTGGCAACAAGAGCTACAGTATAATGTCAACGAAGAGAAGAGTAGACTTGACACCCAGTACAACTTGCTGACCGGTGAACAATTGGTCGTCTATCAAGCAATTATTGAGTCGACTCAGGATGACTATGGGAAGCTATTTCTCGTCTATGGGGCTGGAGGCACatgcaaaacatttttatacCAGACAATCATTTCAAGACTGCGGTCAGAGAAAAAGATAGTCCTTCCCGTTGCTTCATCTGGAATAGCAGCCCTACTACTACCAGGTGGCAGAACTGCCCACTCACGTTTCAATATCCCAATCGATCTAAAGGCCACGTCAACCTGCCACATTACACCTGGAACTATGCTCGCATAG